The following DNA comes from Leifsonia sp. 1010.
CGCCCGACGAGTCGACCTCGGGCTGCCATCCCTCGTCGATGTGGGCGAGGAGTGCTGCCGCCGCATCGAATTCGACCGGGCGGCGGTTGTCGGGGTCGACCAGCGAGCGCTCCCAGCGCTCGGAGCCCTGGTAGACATCCGGGATGCCGGGCGCCATGAGCTGGAGGAGCTTGGCGCCGAGCCCGTTGCTGGCCCCGGGCGCTTCGATGACCGCGGCCAGCGCCTCGACCTCGGCCCGCACGCGCTCGTCATCGAATGCGGCGTCGATGGCGGCGAACATCCGCTCCTCGAACGCCTCGTCGGGGTCGGTCCACCCGGTGGACGCGCCGGCCTCTCGGGCCGCCTTGAGGGCGTAGTCGTGCAGCCGCTCGCGTGACGCCGGCCAGGCGCCCACGACCGACTGCCACAGCAGGCTCTCGAGCGAGCCGTCGCCGAAGCCGACGCGCTCCCGCACCGTCCGCAGGAACCGCTCCCAGCGGCCCGGCAGCTCGGCGAGCACGTGGATGCGCGCCCGCGTGTCCTCGCCGCGCTTGGTGTCGTGCGTCGACAGCACCGTCATCGACTCGGGCAGGCGACGCTGGCGGTCGGTCTGCCTGCGGTGGAACTCCTCGGGCGAGAGCGCGAACTCCGACGGGTCGGCGCCGACCTCGGTCAGCGACACGAGTCGGGTGAAGCGGTAGAACGCGTTGTCCTCGACCCCCTTCGCCATGATGGCGCCGGTGGTCTGCTCGAACCGATCGCCCAGACGGTCGACGATGCGCGCGATCACGGGTGCGAGGTCCGGGCGGGTGGCCGCGGCCGCCTGACGCGCCTCCTCCAGGTACTCGTCGCCGTACGGCAGGTAACTGCGGTACACGGGGAACCAGGCGGCCAGTTCGGCGACGGCGTCCGCCGTCTCCTCGTCCGTCCCCTCCTCGAGCTCGCGGACGACCCGGAGCACCTCGGAGCGGAGGATGCCGTCGGCGACGGCGCGCTTGCGGCGGTGGACGAGCTCCACCCAGTCCTGGCTCTCCTCTCGCTCGTCGAGCTCGCCCGCGAGGGCGGTGAGCGGCCCTTCACCGGTGGGGTCGACGAAGACCCTGTCGATGATGGCGAGGGCGTCGTATCCGGTGGTGCCCTGCACGGGCCAGTCCGGCATCCGCTCGTCGCCCTCGATGATCTTCTCGACCCAGATCGGGGCGTCGCCGGCGAGGTCGCGCAGCCGCTCGAGGTACTGGCCGGGGTCGCGGAGGCCGTCCGGGTGGTCGACGCGGAGGCCGTCGACGAGCCCCTCGCTCAGCCAGCGGCCGATCTCGCGGTGGGTGTCGTCGAAGACCTGCTGGTCTTCGACACGGAGTCCGGCGAGCGTGCTCACGGCGAAGAACCGGCGGTAGTTGAGCTCGGCGTCGGCCCGGCGCCAGGACATCAGCTCGTAGTGCTGGCGGGCGTGCACCTCGCGCGGTGTCCCCTCGCCTGTGCCGGGTGCGATCGGGAAGCGGTGGTCGTAGTAGCGCAGCTCGCCGTCCTCGATGCGCAGGGCGTCCTCCTCGTCGGGGCCGTCGCCCAGGATGGGGAGCCGGAGGCGTCCATGACCGAAGGGCCAGTCGATGTCGAAGTAGGAGGCGTAGCGCGACTCCTGACCGTGCTGGAGCACATCCCACCACCAGGCGTTGACCGCGGGGGTGGCGACGCCCATGTGGTTGGGGACGATGTCGACGAGCACCTTGAGCCCGCGGCTGTGCGCGGCGTCGGCGAACTCGCGCAGGGCCTCCGGGCCGCCACGCGACGCATCCACACGGCTGTGATCGACCACGTCGTAGCCGTGCATGGAACCCGGCTCGGCCTCCAGCAGAGGAGACAGGTAGACCCAGTCGGCGCCGAGGCGCTGGATGTGATCGAGCACCTGCATGGCGTCGCGGAGGGTGAAGGCGGGGGAGATCTGGAGGCGGTAGGTGCTCACAGCGTTCATTCTGCGGGAGGGCGGCACCGCCGAGTAGGGCTTGAAATCAATCGCCGGGCGTTTTGCTAGACGAGCAAGCAATATGATTAGACTAACTACATATTCGCTGGATCAGCGACGGACCGAGGGGAGACGCGGGTTGGGACTGCTCAGTTACGGGGGAGCGGATTACGAACTCTCCGATCGGCTGTTGGCCCATGTGCAGGTCGTCATCACGACGAAGCTGCGCCGCCGGGAGTCCTTCGCCCTGAGCTGGATCCGCGATGGTGACGGCGGTCGTGAGGCGATCTGGGTCGACAACGGCTTGCCGATCCGATTCCGCTACGACGAGGGCGTCATCGCGCCGCTGAACCGCGAGTGGCTCGAATCTCTGATGGATGGCACGCACCGGCCCAACGGGCTCCTGATCACGCCGGAACCCACGGCCTCTGCGGGTTCGAAGGGCAAAAGCTAGGCAGTCTAGTTTGTAGGTGCTCTATCGTTAAGGTCATGACGTCCGAGACCCACGGATCGGCGCACTACTGGTACGAGGAGCGCGCCGATGAGCGCGCCCCCGGCATCGAGGTGCTCGAGGCGATGCGCGCCTACGGCGTCGCCGAGTCGGCCATGCGCCGACGGTCCGAGGGCGTGCTCCGGATGAGCGAGAACGACGTCTCAGCGATGCGCTACCTTCTGCGCGCCCAGGAGGCCGGCCGCACGGTGGGTCCGAAGGAGCTGGCCGAGTACCTCGGTATCCAGAGCTCGTCGGTGACCGCGCTGCTCGATCGCCTGGAGCGCGCCGGGCACATCCAGCGACAGTCGAGTCCCTTCGACCGGCGCGCCCTGATCGTCGTCCCGACCGTGCCGGAAGACGAACTGCAGCGGGCGATCCTCGGCGATATGCGCCAGGAGCTCGTCGATGTCGCGGCGTCGCTCGAGCCGGCTGACGCCGCCGTGGTCGTCGACTTCCTGCGGCGGATGCGCGAAGCCGTCGACCACATCGACGCGGCTGATGCAGCGGGTGCGCCGAACCGATCCGGCGACCGCTCTCGAAGCAGCGCGTAAAATCGGAGCATCGAATCACAGACCGGCGGGCGGTACTGGTACGACCGTGCGGACCCGCATACCGTTGACGTCCTGAACGCGCTGCGCGACTACCGCGCCGCCGAGCAGGCGATGCGTCGCCGTACCCGCGAGTCGATGCGCATGGGCGAGAACGATCTGCGTGCGTTGCGATTCCTGTTGAAACGGCAGAACGAGGGTGTTCCCGCGACACCGGCCGAGCTGGGTGCGCTCCTCAAGCTCAAGTCGTCGTCGGTGACCGTGATGCTCGACCGGCTGACCGTGGCCGGCTGGGTCACCCGGCAGCCGCACCCGGTCGACCGGCGCAGTCTGGTCATCCTGGCGACGCCGGGCGCCGACGAAGAGGTGCGGCACACCCTCGACGCGATGCATCGCCGCATGCTGGAAGCCGCCTCGGTGCTCGACGAGCGCCAGGCGGAGATCGTGAAGGGCTTCCTCGGACGAATGTCCTCCGCACTCGAAGGCCTGGACCGCGGCGACACCGTCTCCTGAACGTGACGTGGGAGGTCGCTCCGTGGGGGTAGACCCGCTTCCGCAACGGTGGGACCGTCGAAGACGAAACGGACCACGAAAGGGGACGTCATGGGACTGGACGACAAGATCGAGAACGCCGGAGAGAAGCTGGGCGGAAACGCCAAGGAGGCCACGGGTAAGGCCACCGGCGACGAGCGTCTCGAGGCCGAAGGCAAGGGCGACCAGGTCAAGGCCGACGTCAAGCAGGCCGGCGAGAAGATCAAGGACGCCTTCAAGCACTGACCCTCGGACGACCACGAAGCCCCCGACCCGGATTCCGGGCGGGGGCTTCGTCGCGTTCACCGGGACGTCGCACCGATTTCGCCTTTCGTTCACCGACGGCTCGGAGTAGTTTCCGGTGCATGGGAGACCGGACGGATCGCGCCAGGGCGGCGCGCAGGGCGGGGATCGGCGCGGTGCTCGCGCTCCTCACCCTGGTCGCGACGGTCGCGCTCGCCGTCGCCATCCCGACCCAGGGCGAGAACCCGCGAGCCTGGGGTGTGATCGTGTGCGGGCTGGTCACTGCGGGCCTGTGCACCGACTTCGCCCTCCGCAACCGGCGGCTGCTCCGGCACTACCGGGGCGACGATCTGGTGCCGCCGCACCATCCGGTTCTGCGGTACGCGGGCCCCCGGAGTCACGTGCCGGGGCGGCGCCAGGCATCAGCGAGTCAAGCGCGCGCGAAGGCCGCCCGGTAGCGCGTCGGAGGGACGCCCACCTCCGCGTCGAAGTGATGGCGGAGCAGTGTGGCGCTGCCGAAACCGCACTGGCGCGCCACCTCGTCGATGGGCAGGTCGGTCGTCTCGAGCAGCAGCCGGGCACGCAGGATGCGCTGCGTGGTGAGCCACTGCATCGGCGGCACGCCGGTCTCCGCGACGAAGCGCCGTGAGAAGCTGCGGGTCGACATGTGGGTGCGCTCGGCGAGGCTGCCGACGGTGTGCGTCTCGTCGAGGCGCTCGGTGAGGTAGTCGATGAGCTCGCTGAAGGTGTCGTCCTCGCAGTCGCTGACCGGCTTGTCGATGTACTGGCGCTGGCCGCCGTCGCGCTGCGGCGGAACGACCATGTTGCGCGCGATCGTGTTCGCGACGGCGCTGCCGAGCTCGCGGCGCACGAGGTGGAGGCTGGCATCGATGCCCGCAGACGTGCCCGCGCTGGTGATGATGCGGCCGTCGTCGACGAACAGCACGTCGGGGTCGACGCGGGCCTCCGGGAAGCGGCGCTGCAGCTGGTCGGAGAACCGCCAGTGCGTGGTGCAGTCGCGGCCGTCGAGCAGGCCGGCGGCACCGAGCGCGAACGCACCCGAGCAGACGCTGAGCAGGATGGCGCCCCGGTCGTATGCCCGGCGGAGCGCATCCAGGAACTCCTGCGGGTACTCGTCGCGGACAGTGGCGGCGGGGACGGCGATGAGGTCGGCGTCGTCCATCGCCTCGAGGCCGTAGGGGGCGGTGACGCTCACGCCGACCGGGCTCACGACCGGAGCGCCGGGGTGGATGGAGCACACGCGGAAATCGAACGGCTCCAGGCCCGCATAGCTGCGGTCAAGACCGAAGACCTCGCAGACGACCCCGAATTCGAACATGGCGAACTCGTCGATGAGGGGCACCGCGACCGATCGGATCATGCCGTCAGTGTAATGGCCGTATCTTTGCGAAGATAGACCCAAAGCCATCTCGTGTCCGTATCTTTACGTCCGTAACGTGAAGGTCATGGCGAACACGACATGGACACAGGGGATGGAACACAGCTGGGTCGCGCACCCGACCCGGACCAACGGCGGAGAACCGCCGCGCCGGCGCCGGTTCGTGCTCAGCGACTGGCTGCCGGCGGCGATCATGGCGCGCGGCGGACGCGTCGACCGCGAGACCGAGCGGGCGCTCGGCGATCTGCGGGCGATCCACGCGGCACGCGAGACGGGTCGCTGAGGCCGGCCCAGCCGCATTCAGGGGGCGCAACACGCCGTTATGGTGCCGCCATTACGGCGTGTCGCGACCCACGAACTCGGTGATAGCAGCGACGGGCATGGCGGCGGCGCGCGGCGCCGGTCCGACCGACGAGCGACGCAGCAGATCGGCGTCGAAGACGACCGCGGCGTCATCGACCCGCTCGCCGTGGATGCGCTCCAGCGCACGACGAGCGGCGGCGGCACCCAGCTCGTAGATCGGCTGCTCGACGACCGTCAGCGGCGGCGTGGTGATGCTCGTCCACTCCGGGTTGTCGAACGAGATCAGGGAGACGTCGTCCGGGATGCTCAGCCCGAGCGTCCGGATGGTTTGGAAGACCGCCATGGCGATGAGGCTGTCGGACGCGATGATGGCGGTCACCGGGTCGTCGCTCTCGAGAAGCTCGCGCGCCACCACATCCACTCCGCGGCGGCGGGCGTCGAGGCGGATGTTGCGCTCGGGCGACGGGATGCCGGCGGCCGTCAACGTCTCGAGCACGCCGGCGACGCGGTCGGCGACGCTGGACATGGTGATGCGGTCGCCCGGCGTGTACTGCGACGCCGGGTGGTCGTGCGTCGAGATGAAGGCGATCCGGCGATGCCCCTCGGCGAGGAGTTCGGCGGTGGCTCGCGCGGCGGCGGACCGGTTGTCGACCGTGACGGAGTCGTAGGGTTCGCCGTCGGCCCGGCGGTCGAGGAGGACCAGCGGCCGGCCCGCGGCGCCGACGGCCGCGAGGTGGGCCACCCGCGCAGACGAGGCCGGAGCCACGATCAGGGCGTCGACCTGCTTGTCCAGCAGGACGTCGACGGCCGCTTCCTCCGCATCCACATCCTCGTCGGAATTCGTGAGGATGACGTCGTAACCGGCTTTGCTGGCGACATCGGAGATACCGCGCATGGCGTGCGCGAAGAACGGGTTCTCGATGTCGCCGACGACCACTCCGATGGTGTTCGAGCGGCCGGTGTTCATCGACCGGGCGAGAGCGTTCGGGCGGTAGTTGAGCTCCTCCGCCGCGGCCAGCACGCGGGAGCGGACGGCGTCGCTGACCTGCCCGTAATCGCCCAGTGCGCGGGCCGCCGTCGCCTTCGACACCTTGGCCGCCCGGGCGATGTCGGCGACCGTGACGGCGCGCCGGGATGCGGGGCGTGGGGACA
Coding sequences within:
- the treY gene encoding malto-oligosyltrehalose synthase, with amino-acid sequence MNAVSTYRLQISPAFTLRDAMQVLDHIQRLGADWVYLSPLLEAEPGSMHGYDVVDHSRVDASRGGPEALREFADAAHSRGLKVLVDIVPNHMGVATPAVNAWWWDVLQHGQESRYASYFDIDWPFGHGRLRLPILGDGPDEEDALRIEDGELRYYDHRFPIAPGTGEGTPREVHARQHYELMSWRRADAELNYRRFFAVSTLAGLRVEDQQVFDDTHREIGRWLSEGLVDGLRVDHPDGLRDPGQYLERLRDLAGDAPIWVEKIIEGDERMPDWPVQGTTGYDALAIIDRVFVDPTGEGPLTALAGELDEREESQDWVELVHRRKRAVADGILRSEVLRVVRELEEGTDEETADAVAELAAWFPVYRSYLPYGDEYLEEARQAAAATRPDLAPVIARIVDRLGDRFEQTTGAIMAKGVEDNAFYRFTRLVSLTEVGADPSEFALSPEEFHRRQTDRQRRLPESMTVLSTHDTKRGEDTRARIHVLAELPGRWERFLRTVRERVGFGDGSLESLLWQSVVGAWPASRERLHDYALKAAREAGASTGWTDPDEAFEERMFAAIDAAFDDERVRAEVEALAAVIEAPGASNGLGAKLLQLMAPGIPDVYQGSERWERSLVDPDNRRPVEFDAAAALLAHIDEGWQPEVDSSGAAKELVTAKALRLRRDRPELFNGYRPVYAEGSRAGHLVGFDRGGAIALATRLPVGLSATGGWADTTIDLGEEPMRDELTGRDYSGRVPLASVFETYPVALLAVTR
- a CDS encoding MarR family transcriptional regulator, which codes for MTSETHGSAHYWYEERADERAPGIEVLEAMRAYGVAESAMRRRSEGVLRMSENDVSAMRYLLRAQEAGRTVGPKELAEYLGIQSSSVTALLDRLERAGHIQRQSSPFDRRALIVVPTVPEDELQRAILGDMRQELVDVAASLEPADAAVVVDFLRRMREAVDHIDAADAAGAPNRSGDRSRSSA
- a CDS encoding MarR family transcriptional regulator produces the protein MGENDLRALRFLLKRQNEGVPATPAELGALLKLKSSSVTVMLDRLTVAGWVTRQPHPVDRRSLVILATPGADEEVRHTLDAMHRRMLEAASVLDERQAEIVKGFLGRMSSALEGLDRGDTVS
- a CDS encoding CsbD family protein: MGLDDKIENAGEKLGGNAKEATGKATGDERLEAEGKGDQVKADVKQAGEKIKDAFKH
- a CDS encoding helix-turn-helix domain-containing protein; its protein translation is MIRSVAVPLIDEFAMFEFGVVCEVFGLDRSYAGLEPFDFRVCSIHPGAPVVSPVGVSVTAPYGLEAMDDADLIAVPAATVRDEYPQEFLDALRRAYDRGAILLSVCSGAFALGAAGLLDGRDCTTHWRFSDQLQRRFPEARVDPDVLFVDDGRIITSAGTSAGIDASLHLVRRELGSAVANTIARNMVVPPQRDGGQRQYIDKPVSDCEDDTFSELIDYLTERLDETHTVGSLAERTHMSTRSFSRRFVAETGVPPMQWLTTQRILRARLLLETTDLPIDEVARQCGFGSATLLRHHFDAEVGVPPTRYRAAFARA
- a CDS encoding LacI family DNA-binding transcriptional regulator, producing the protein MSPRPASRRAVTVADIARAAKVSKATAARALGDYGQVSDAVRSRVLAAAEELNYRPNALARSMNTGRSNTIGVVVGDIENPFFAHAMRGISDVASKAGYDVILTNSDEDVDAEEAAVDVLLDKQVDALIVAPASSARVAHLAAVGAAGRPLVLLDRRADGEPYDSVTVDNRSAAARATAELLAEGHRRIAFISTHDHPASQYTPGDRITMSSVADRVAGVLETLTAAGIPSPERNIRLDARRRGVDVVARELLESDDPVTAIIASDSLIAMAVFQTIRTLGLSIPDDVSLISFDNPEWTSITTPPLTVVEQPIYELGAAAARRALERIHGERVDDAAVVFDADLLRRSSVGPAPRAAAMPVAAITEFVGRDTP